Within Alcaligenes sp. SDU_A2, the genomic segment ACTCGTCCACCTTCAGGTACTTCCAGTCTCCCTGGATCAGGGCATGCTGGGCGCGATGCTTCATGCGCCAGAACAGGGAACGTGTCGGATCGGGAGCGCCTACTCCACGCAACAGCGAAACTAAAGACGTGCCATCGGGCTCGTATTCCGAAGGGGGACGCACACCGGCCAGATCCCAGAATGTAGGAGCCCAATCCATGGTCATGCATGGGACATCCGTAATGCCTGGACGCACCACGGCAGGCCAGTGCACCACTTGCGGCACCCGAATGCCGCCTTCGGTCAAGTCCATCTTCCCGCCCACCAAGGGCCAATTATTGGAGTAGCGTTCGCCGCCATTGTCGCTGGTAAAAACAATCAAAGTATCGTGCAGCAGACCACACTCCTGCAACGCCACGCAAAGCGCACCGATGCCCTCGTCCATTTCACGGATCATTTGTCGATAAATATGGATGGAGCCGCTCTCAAGATCGCTGAGCCTGGCCGGAAAGGTGTAATCGCCTGTCTGCGACATGGCACGCGTCTGCCAGGGCCAGTGTGGCGCGGTGTAATGCAGACTCAGCAAGAAAGGGGCTTTATCCTGCCCCCGCCGGCGCACATACTGCACCGCTCGTTCGCTGAGCAAATCCGTCAAATAGCCCTGCGCCTGCACCGGCTGGCCATCCTGATACAAGGCCCCTTCGCCATTATTATCCGTATGGCGCAAATAATCCGCCCCGCCGGACAAAATACCCCAATGCTGCTCGTAACCACTGTGCAAAGGACCGAAATGCGGCGGATAGCCCAGATGCCATTTGCCGATCAACGCCGTGCGGTAGCCCTGCTCCCGCAGCAGCGAAGGCAAGGTAGGATGCTCGGGCGGCAGGCCCACAACCTTGTCGCCCTTAAAGCGCGGCGTCAACGGCTCTTCGGCACCGCCTCGTAAACGATACTGGTACCGCCCCGTCATCAAGGCAAAACGGGTGGGCGAACAGACCGGCGAATTGGCATAAGCCCTGGTAAACCGCAAACCCTGACGCGCCAGGCGGTCCAGATTAGGGCTGGTATCGGCCAGCCCGCCATAACAGCCCAGATCGGCATGCCCCAGATCATCGGCCAAAATAAATATGAAATTGGTCACGCCCTGTTCCTTACAAGGTTCCCGCCAGGCCGGCATCGCTAATAACCTGTTTGTAGCGGGCGCTGTCCCTGTCGATCTGCTGCTTGAACTCGTCCCGGCGCTTGATGGTGACATCCATGCCCAGCTCGCGCAACTTGGCGGCCATCGTCGGCTCGGACAAGGCCTGCACGAACGCGTCCTCCAGCCACTGCCGCTCCGCGCCATCCGTGCCTGCGGGCACAAAAAACCCGGTCCAACTGGCCACATCCA encodes:
- a CDS encoding sulfatase-like hydrolase/transferase gives rise to the protein MPAWREPCKEQGVTNFIFILADDLGHADLGCYGGLADTSPNLDRLARQGLRFTRAYANSPVCSPTRFALMTGRYQYRLRGGAEEPLTPRFKGDKVVGLPPEHPTLPSLLREQGYRTALIGKWHLGYPPHFGPLHSGYEQHWGILSGGADYLRHTDNNGEGALYQDGQPVQAQGYLTDLLSERAVQYVRRRGQDKAPFLLSLHYTAPHWPWQTRAMSQTGDYTFPARLSDLESGSIHIYRQMIREMDEGIGALCVALQECGLLHDTLIVFTSDNGGERYSNNWPLVGGKMDLTEGGIRVPQVVHWPAVVRPGITDVPCMTMDWAPTFWDLAGVRPPSEYEPDGTSLVSLLRGVGAPDPTRSLFWRMKHRAQHALIQGDWKYLKVDEYEYLFDLAQDERERSNLARREPQRLQRMRDTYLQWADSMPAIPAQARADLVYGPADMPAR